The segment GTGGTCATCAATAGATCAAAGGATTTTACCCCTTCCTACCGAGTACCGTCTACCTCTCCCACTTCCTAGTTATGCAGTATTCCCGGCAGCCCATACGTTAAGCGTATGGATTTAACCGAAAACTTACAAAACGAGCTACGGATGCTTTAGGCCCAATAATCATCCTGACCACTTGAGGTGCTGGTTTTACCGCGGCGGCTGACACCAGAACTTGCCCACCCCTTATTCACTAGTGTTTCTAGGACTAGCAAAAGGTTTCTTTAGCAGAAACCACTCGGATTAACCTTGTCGTGCTTTCGCACATTGCAAAGTTTTCTCGCCTGCTGCGCCCCATAGGGCCTGGGTCCGTGTCTCAGTACCCATCTCCGGGCTACTCCTCTCAGAGCCCGTACCTGTAATAGTCTTGGTGGGCCATTACCTCACCAACAAACTGATAGGCCGCAGTCCCATCCTACGGCGATAAATCATTTGAAACATAAACCGTTCCAGGTATAATGTTCTGTCGGGTATTATTCTCAGTTTCCCGAGGTTATTCCCGTCCATAGGGTAGATTGACTACGCGTTACTGAGCCGTCTGCCTTGTATTGCTACAATGACTCGCATGGCTTAGTATCAATCCGATAGCAGTCAGGTCCGGCAGGATCAACCGGATTCTTTCTTTTACTTGATTATTGAAGTACACATTGTACTATAATTGGAATTGACGGATGCACATAATCTTCACATTTCAGATTTGATCAGTTGATCAGATCCTCATTTTGTATGCGTAAATGGAGGCCCATGAATCACAAAATGGTATAATACCATGCTTTCATCACAAGCGCCGCCTATTGCTTTACGTATGCAGAAACAGAAGAATTACAAATCCATATAAACCATGCCTAAAATAATTTCTGATCTCAGTTTATTTTTGTAAAAAAGATAATTAATCAAATTTCATATCCCACTCAAAGATAAAACATTCACAAAAAAGGACTGATTTAGTACAAATATTGATAGTTAAAATTGATGAAATGGCATCAAAGATTAACTTTTGACAGATTACATTTCAGAATACAAGAAAAAAACAAAAGGATCAGCAAAACTCTTTGAGAAATCTCTAAAATTTCATGTGAATGGAGTAAGTCATAACATTAGATTTTTTGAACCATACCCATTTGTCGTTAAATCATCATCAGAAAAAAACCTAATCGATGTGGATAACAACAAGTATACTGATTATTGGATGGGGCACTGGAGTTTGATTTTAGGCCATGGTCCAAAGCCTGTAAAAGATGCAGTGAAAAAACAGATGGAGAAAAGTTGGATGTATGGCACAGTAAATGAGCAAACTATCAAGTTATCAGAATTAATTTCAAAGGCAGTACCGGTATCTGAAAAAATTCGCTATGTAACTTCAGGTACTGAAGCTACAATGTATGCAGTAAGACTGGCACGTTCTGTAACTGGGAAAAAGATTATTGCAAAAATAGATGGAGGATGGCATGGATACACATCAGATTTACTAAAGAGTGTAAACTGGCCATTTACAGAATCAGAAAGTACTGGAGTAGTAAACGAAGAAAAAATAATATCAATCCCATTTAATGATTTAGAAAAATCACTCGAAATTCTAAAAAAAGTTTCAAATGATTTAGCAGGGATAATTATCGAACCGATATTAGGAGGTGGGGGATGCATTCCAGCAAATGCAGATTATCTTAAAGGGATTCAAGAGTTTTGCAAAAAGAACAATTCGTTATTTATTTTAGATGAGATCGTTACAGGATTCAGATTTAGATTTGGATGTTTGTATCCTACAATGAATCTTGATCCAGATATTGTCACATTAGGTAAAATTGTAGGAGGAGGAATGCCAATTGGCGTCATGTGTGGTAAAAAAGAGATCATGAATTACTCAAATACCAAAGGAAAGAAAAAAACAGAAAGAAGCTATATCGGAGGAGGGACGTTTTCTGCAAATCCAATGTCAATGACTTCTGGATTTACCACATTGTCAGAATTAAAATCTGTAAAAACAATTTATTCAAAAATAAACTCGCTAGGAGACTTTGTAAGAAAAGAATTAACAAAGACATTTGATGGTAAGGTAATTGTTACTGGTAAAGGGTCACTGTTTATGACTCATTTTGTAAAAGATGGAATTACAGAAGTAATCAATTCTGCTCAGGCTGCAAAATGCGATACGTCATTGCTAAACAAATATCACTTTAAGATGATTGCTCATGACAAAATATTCTTTTTACCAGGAAAACTTGGTGCCATATCCAATGCTCACACCAAAGAAGACATAAAGAAAATGATCAATGCAACTGAGAATTTTCAGGAATAAAAAAAGCAATCTAAACTTTCATTACCATGATATTTCATAATTAATCATGGGCTTGTTTGGTTCAAAAGATACTGAAGACATGATGTACAATGCCATGTCATTACTTGAAAAAAATCAGCCAAAAGAAGCAATTCCAATATTTACTAAAATATTAAAACAAGATCCAAAAAACGCATCTGCGTTATACAATAAAGGACTTGCATTAAATCAAATCAGAAAATATAGTGATGCAGTCACATGCTTTGATTTACTATTAGAAATTAGCCCCAAAGATGCAGCAGCAATTAACAATAAAGGAATAGCAATGGCTGAATTGGGAAACATACAGGAGGCATCAGAGTGTTATGATAAAGCAATTGAAGTAGACCCAAAATACGGACCATCATACTTTAACAAAGGAGTTTTGCTTGACAAATTACAAGAACATGAGGAAGCCTTGAATTGTTTTGAAAAGGCAATTCAAGTATCACCAGGTAAGCCAAATGCCCAGTTTTACAA is part of the Nitrosarchaeum sp. genome and harbors:
- a CDS encoding aspartate aminotransferase family protein; translation: MTDYISEYKKKTKGSAKLFEKSLKFHVNGVSHNIRFFEPYPFVVKSSSEKNLIDVDNNKYTDYWMGHWSLILGHGPKPVKDAVKKQMEKSWMYGTVNEQTIKLSELISKAVPVSEKIRYVTSGTEATMYAVRLARSVTGKKIIAKIDGGWHGYTSDLLKSVNWPFTESESTGVVNEEKIISIPFNDLEKSLEILKKVSNDLAGIIIEPILGGGGCIPANADYLKGIQEFCKKNNSLFILDEIVTGFRFRFGCLYPTMNLDPDIVTLGKIVGGGMPIGVMCGKKEIMNYSNTKGKKKTERSYIGGGTFSANPMSMTSGFTTLSELKSVKTIYSKINSLGDFVRKELTKTFDGKVIVTGKGSLFMTHFVKDGITEVINSAQAAKCDTSLLNKYHFKMIAHDKIFFLPGKLGAISNAHTKEDIKKMINATENFQE
- a CDS encoding tetratricopeptide repeat protein translates to MGLFGSKDTEDMMYNAMSLLEKNQPKEAIPIFTKILKQDPKNASALYNKGLALNQIRKYSDAVTCFDLLLEISPKDAAAINNKGIAMAELGNIQEASECYDKAIEVDPKYGPSYFNKGVLLDKLQEHEEALNCFEKAIQVSPGKPNAQFYKGIILGKLKRHEEALNCFENVYKKNPTHMDAFFHKGIELAEIGKHEKAIEIFDQILSKHKDNVNIIYAKSRSKASLGMFPESLELLKQAISKNPKTIRAWAKEEKAFTQLHTNDKFRALVKL